A single genomic interval of Xyrauchen texanus isolate HMW12.3.18 chromosome 8, RBS_HiC_50CHRs, whole genome shotgun sequence harbors:
- the apnl gene encoding LOW QUALITY PROTEIN: actinoporin-like protein (The sequence of the model RefSeq protein was modified relative to this genomic sequence to represent the inferred CDS: substituted 1 base at 1 genomic stop codon) has product MTESAEAVAANASSRRNATIEITNLTSNYCLFNPKVYLDSGETLNPPQPTIRPLKTEVXTFTKTSAQATGSVGVMTYDLFERSKNDFIETLSIMFSVPWDFNLFKNWFAVGIYPKGKECDQALYKEMYYQKNQHGFVREEANGSGINYEGNYLNIRATMCPLGKAMIKLEVWDKLFSPLAQQAC; this is encoded by the exons ATGACTGAGTCTGCTGAGGCTGTGGCTGCCAATGCGAGCAGCAGGAGAAATGCCACCATAGAGATCACCAACCTGACAAGCAACTACTGCCTCTTCAACCCAAA AGTTTATCTGGATAGTGGTGAAACCTTAAACCCACCTCAGCCCACTATACGCCCACTTAAGACTGAAGTCTGAACCTTCACAAAGACCAGTGCCCAGGCCACTGGTAGTGTGGGGGTCATGACCTATGACCTCTTTGAGCGAAGCAAAAATGACTTCATTGAGACCTTGTCCATCATGTTCTCGGTACCCTGGGACTTCAACTTGTTCAAAAATTGGTTTGCAGTGGGCATCTACCCTAAAGGGAAGGAGTGTGATCAGGCTCTTTATAAAGAAATGTACTATCAGAAGAACCAGCATGGCTTTGTGAGGGAGGAGGCTAATGGGTCAGGCATTAACTATGAGGGCAACTACCTGAACATCAGGGCCACCATGTGTCCTTTGGGCAAGGCCATGATAAAGCTGGAGGTGTGGGACAAGTTGTTTTCTCCCTTGGCTCAGCAGGCTTGCTGA
- the LOC127647368 gene encoding 5-demethoxyubiquinone hydroxylase, mitochondrial-like, with protein MTLAIAPLSNMHNFIRPHLFLRDSLQTFLPNLQGSQVVLCANHKVDVLSVRRFGVLPSTDDKKEKAMLHRMMRVNHAGEYGANRIYAGQMAVLGSTQIRPLIQEMWDQEKKHLSKFNEILAENRVRPTLLLPLWNVAGFALGAGCALLGKEGAMACTVAVEESISEHYNSQIRALMEKDPEKYTELLQLIKKFRDDEIEHHDTGLEHDAESVPGHQLMKVIIQAGCKAAIFVSERV; from the exons ATGACACTTGCAATCGCGCCGTTATCAAACATGCATAACTTTATCAGACCTCACCTTTTTCTTCGTGATTCTCTACAGACATTTTTACCGAATTTGCAAGGAAGTCAAGTTGTACTTTGTGCAAACCACAAAG TTGATGTATTAAGTGTGAGGAGATTTGGTGTGCTGCCTTCAACTGATGATAAGAAGGAAAAAGCCATGCTTCACAGGATGATGAGAGTGAACCATGCAGGAGAATATGGTGCCAACCGAATCTATGCTGGTCAGATGGCTGTTCTCGGCAGTACACAGATTCGCCCACTCATTCAG GAAATGTGGGATCAAGAGAAAAAGCACTTGAGTAAATTTAATGAGATTCTGGCTGAGAACAGAGTGCGTCCAACCCTCCTGCTTCCTTTGTGGAATGTAGCAGGATTTGCTCTTG GGGCTGGCTGTGCTCTTTTGGGAAAGGAAGGTGCGATGGCCTGCACTGTGGCTGTAGAGGAGAGTATCTCGGAGCATTACAACAGTCAGATCAGAGCTCTAATGGAGAAAGATCCTGAGAAGTACACAGAGCTGCTGCAG ttgaTCAAGAAATTTCGGGATGATGAAATTGAACACCATGACACTGGACTGGAGCATGATGCTGAATCG GTGCCTGGACATCAGCTGATGAAAGTAATCATACAGGCTGGCTGTAAAGCTGCAATTTTTGTCTCAGAACgtgtctaa